The following are from one region of the Equus przewalskii isolate Varuska chromosome 21, EquPr2, whole genome shotgun sequence genome:
- the ZNF335 gene encoding zinc finger protein 335 isoform X2, with protein MEENEVESSSDAAPGRPEEPSESGLGVGTSEAVSADSSDAAAAPGPAEADDSGVGQSSDRGSSSLEEVSESSSSTDPLPHGYLPDSSSVSRGPVAGVTGGLPDPNMLVSDCTASSSDLGSAIDKIIESTIGPDLIQSCITVTSAEDGAAETTRYLILQGPDDGAPMASPMSSSTLAHSLAAIEALADGPTSTSTCLEPPEEARGGPSSPAQLPPGSGAEEPDLQSLEAMMEVVVVQQFKCKMCQYRSSTKATLLRHMRERHFRPAAAAAAAGKKGRLRKWGTSTKTQEEEGPEEEDDDDIVDAGAIDDLEEDSDYNPAEDEPRGRQLRPQRPTPSTPRPRRRPGRPRKLPRLETLDLPDGVEGEPLVSSQSGQSPPEPQDPEAPSSSGPGCLAALGNADRAPMEPGVSQSDADHAAPSCQDEPDALPRRRGRPSRRFLGKKYRKYYYKSPKPLLRPFLCRICGSRFLSHEDLRFHVNSHEAGDPQLFKCLQCSYRSRRWSSLKEHMFNHMGSKPYKCDECSYTSVYRKDVIRHAAVHSRDRKKRPDPTPKLNSFPCPVCGRVYPMQKRLTQHMKTHSTEKPHMCDKCGKSFKKRYTFKMHLLTHIQAVANRRFKCEFCEFVCEDKKALLNHQLSHVSDKPFKCSFCPYRTFREDFLLSHVAVKHTGAKPFACEYCHFSTRHKKNLRLHVRCRHASSFEEWGRRHPEEPPSRRRPFFSLQQIEELKQQHGAAPGPPPGSPGPPEIPPEAAPFQSPETPPLLCSDTLGGATIIYQQGAEESTAMATQTALDLLLNMSAQRELGGTALQVAVVKSEDVEAQLASPGGQPSPAGAAPQVVTLHVAEPGGSVAAESQLGPPDLQQITLAPGPFGGAGYSVITAPPVEEGTSAPGTPYSEEPPGEAAQAVVVSDTLKEAGTHYIMAADGTQLHHIELTTDGSISFPTPEALASGAKWPLLQCGGLPRDGPEPQSPARTHRVGDPQGSASPPPAASKPLGLVVPPSPPSAAMASSKKFSCKICAEAFPGRAEMESHKRAHAGPSAFKCPDCPFSARQWPEVRAHMAQHSSLRPHQCSQCSFASKNKKDLRRHMLTHTNEKPFACHLCGQRFNRNGHLKFHIQRLHSPDGRKAGTPTARAPARTPTQTIILNSDDETLATLHTALQSSHGVLGPERLQQALGQEHIIVAQEQTVTNQEEATYIQEITTADGQTVQHLVTSDNQVQYIISQDGVQHLLPQEYVVVPEGHHIQVQEGQITHIQYEQGAPFLQESQIQYVPVSPGQQLVTQAQLEAAAHSAVTAVADAAMAQAQGLFGTEEAVPEHIQQLQHQGIEYDVITLADD; from the exons ATGGAGGAGAACGAGGTGGAGAGCAGTAGCGACGCGGCCCCTGGGCGGCCCGAGGAGCCCTCTGAGAGCGGCTTGGGGGTGGGCACCTCGGAAGCCGTGTCGGCCGACAGCAGCGACGCGGCGGCCGCCCCTGGGCCGGCGGAGGCCGACGACTCCGGCGTGGGGCAAAGCTCGGACCGCGGCAGCAGCTCTCTG GAGGAGGTATCCGAGAGCAGCTCAAGCACGGACCCCCTGCCCCATGGCTACCTCCCTGATTCATCTTCTGTGTCCCGTGGGCCTGTGGCAGGCGTGACAGGCGGCCTCCCAGACCCCAACATGCTGGTGTCCGACTGCACAGCTTCTTCCTCGGACCTGGGCTCAGCCATCGACAAGATCATCGAGTCCACTATTGGGCCTGACCTCATCCAGA GCTGCATCACTGTGACCAGTGCTGAGGATGGTGCAGCTGAGACCACACGGTACCTGATCCTGCAGGGACCAGACGATG GTGCCCCCATGGCATCACCGATGTCCAGTTCCACCCTGGCCCACAGCCTGGCAGCCATCGAGGCCCTGGCGGATGGCCCCACATCCACATCCACATGCCTGGAGCCACCCGAGGAGGCGCGGGGTGGGCCCAGCTCCCCAGCGCAGCTGCCCCCGGGCTCTGGCGCGGAGGAGCCAGACCTGCAGAGCCTAGAGGCCATGATGGAAGTGgtggtggtgcagcagttcaAGTGCAAGATGTGCCAGTATCGGAGCAGCACGAAGGCCACACTGTTGCGCCACATGCGGGAGCGGCACTTCCGCCCAG cagcagcagcagcagcagctggtaAGAAGGGACGTCTGCGGAAGTGGGGCACCTCGACCAAAACTCAAGAGGAAGAGGGGCCTGAGGAGGAAGACGATGATGACATCGTAGACGCCGGTGCCATTGATGACCTGGAGG AGGACAGCGACTACAATCCGGCTGAGGATGAGCCTCGGGGCCGGCAGCTGCGGCCCCAGCGCCCCACTCCCAGTACGCCGAGACCCCGAAGGAGACCTGGCCGGCCCCGGAAGCTGCCTCGCCTGGAGACCTTGGACCTCCCAGATG GTGTGGAAGGAGAGCCTCTGGTGAGCTCCCAGAGTGGACAGAGCCCTCCAGAGCCACAGGACCCTGAGGCGCCCAGCTCCTCAGGCCCAGGATGCCTGGCAGCCCTGGGCAATGCCGACAGGGCCCCCATGGAACCCGGTGTGAGCCAGTCAGACGCAGACCACGCAGCACCCTCCTGCCAGGATGAACCCGACGCTCTGCCCCGCCGCCGGGGCCGACCCTCCAGGCGCTTCCTAGGCAAGAAATACCGCAA GTATTATTACAAGTCACCCAAACCGCTTCTGAGGCCCTTCCTGTGCCGCATTTGCGGCTCGCGCTTCCTGTCCCACGAGGACCTGCGCTTCCACGTCAACTCCCATGAGGCAGGAGACCCTCAGCTCTTCAAGTGCCTGCAGTGCAGCTATCGCTCCCGCCGCTGGTCCTCACTCAAG GAGCACATGTTCAACCACATGGGCAGTAAGCCCTACAAGTGTGACGAATGCAGCTACACCAGTGTCTACCGGAAGGACGTCATCCGGCACGCGGCGGTGCACAGCCGGGACCG GAAGAAGAGGCCAGATCCG ACCCCGAAGCTGAACTCCTTCCCCTGCCCCGTGTGTGGCCGTGTCTACCCCATGCAGAAGAGACTCACGCAGCACATGAAGACACACAGCACTGAGAAGCCCCACATGTGTGACAag TGTGGAAAGTCCTTTAAGAAGCGTTACACCTTCAAGATGCACCTGCTCACGCACATCCAGGCTGTTGCCAACCGCAG GTTCAAgtgtgagttctgtgagtttgTTTGTGAGGACAAGAAGGCGCTTCTGAACCACCAGCTGTCCCATGTCAGCGACAAGCCCTTCAAATGCAGCTTCTGCCCCTACCGCACCTTCCGAGAGGACTTCCTGCTGTCCCACGTGGCCGTCAAGCACACAG GGGCCAAGCCCTTTGCCTGTGAGTACTGCCACTTCAGCACGCGCCACAAGAAGAACCTGCGCCTGCATGTCCGGTGCCGGCACGCCAGCAGCTTCGAGGAGTGGGGGCGGCGCCACCCCGAGGAGCCCCCGTCCCGCCGCCGCCCCTTCTTCTCGCTGCAGCAGATCGAGGAGCTAAAGCAGCAGCACGGTGCGGCCCCCGGGCCACCCCCCGGTTCTCCGGGACCGCCCGAG ATCCCCCCAGAGGCAGCACCTTTCCAGTCACCTGAGACTCCCCCACTGCTCTGTTCTGACACCCTGGGTGGCGCCACCATCATCTACCAACAAG GAGCTGAAGAGTCAACCGCAATGGCCACGCAGACAGCCTTGGATCTGCTGCTGAACATGAGCGCTCAGCGGGAGCTGGGGGGCACAGCCCTACAG GTGGCCGTGGTCAAGTCGGAGGATGTGGAAGCACAGTTGGCATCCCCTGGTGGGCAGCCGTCCCCAGCAGGTGCTGCTCCACAAGTGGTCACCCTCcatgtggcagagccagggggcAGTGTGGCAGCTGAGAGCCAGCTAGGCCCCCCTGACCTACAGCAGATCACCCTGGCACCCGGTCCATTTGGCGGGGCTGGCTACAGTGTCATCACAGCACCTCCTGTGGAGGAGGGGACATCAGCTCCTGGCACACCTTACAG CGAGGAGCCCCCCGGGGAGGCAGCCCAGGCAGTGGTTGTGAGCGACACCCTGAAAGAAGCTGGCACCCACTACATCATGGCAGCCGATGGGACCCAGCTGCACCACATCGAA CTGACTACAGATGGCTCCATCTCCTTCCCAACTCCAGAAGCCCTGGCCTCTGGAGCCAAGTGGCCCCTGCTGCAGTGTGGGGGGCTGCCCAGAGACGGCCCTGAGCCCCAATCTCCAGCCAGGACCCACCGGGTAGGGGACCCCCAGGgctctgcctccccacctcctgcagccAGCAAACCCCTGGGGCTGGTGGTGCCCCCCTCGCCACCTTCGGCAGCCATGGCATCGTCAAAGAAGTTTTCCTGCAAGATCTGTGCTGAGGCCTTCCCGGGCCGAGCTGAGATGGAGAGTCACAAAAGGGCCCACGCCGGGCCTAGTGCCTTCAAGTGCCCCGACTGCCCCTTCAGTGCTCGCCAGTGGCCTGAAGTCCGG GCCCACATGGCCCAGCACTCGAGCCTGCGGCCCCACCAGTGCAGCCAATGCAGCTTCGCCTCCAAGAACAAGAAAGACCTGCGGCGGCACATGCTGACCCACACCAACGAGAAGCCTTTTGCGTGCCACCTCTGTGGGCAGCG tTTCAACCGGAATGGGCACCTCAAGTTCCACATCCAGCGGCTGCACAGTCCTGATGGGAGAAAGGCAGGGACCCCTACTGCCCGGGCCCCAGCCCGGACCCCCACCCAAACCATCATCCTGAACAGTGATGATGAGACACTGGCCACACTGCACA ctGCACTCCAGTCCAGTCATGGGGTCCTGGGCCCAGAGCGGCTACAGCAGGCACTGGGCCAGGAACACATCATCGTGGCCCAGGAGCAGACAGTGACCAATCAG GAGGAAGCCACCTATATCCAAGAGATCACCACAGCAGATGGCCAAACAGTGCAGCACCTAGTGACCTCTGACAACCAG GTACAGTACATCATTTCCCAAGATGGCGTCCAGCACCTACTCCCCCAAGAATATGTCGTGGTCCCAGAAGGTCATCACATCCAG GTACAAGAGGGCCAGATCACACACATCCAGTACGAACAAGGAGCCCCATTCCTTCAGGAGTCCCAG ATCCAGTACGTGCCTGTGTCCCCGGGCCAGCAGCTGGTCACACAGGCCCAGCTTGAGGCTGCAGCACACTCAGCTGTCACAG CGGTGGCTGATGCTGCTATGGCCCAAGCCCAGGGCCTGTTTGGCACAGAGGAGGCAGTGCCTGAACACATCCAACAGCTGCAACACCAGGGCATCGAGTATGATGTTATCACCCTGGCTGATGACTGA
- the ZNF335 gene encoding zinc finger protein 335 isoform X1 encodes MEENEVESSSDAAPGRPEEPSESGLGVGTSEAVSADSSDAAAAPGPAEADDSGVGQSSDRGSSSLEEVSESSSSTDPLPHGYLPDSSSVSRGPVAGVTGGLPDPNMLVSDCTASSSDLGSAIDKIIESTIGPDLIQSCITVTSAEDGAAETTRYLILQGPDDGAPMASPMSSSTLAHSLAAIEALADGPTSTSTCLEPPEEARGGPSSPAQLPPGSGAEEPDLQSLEAMMEVVVVQQFKCKMCQYRSSTKATLLRHMRERHFRPAAAAAAAAGKKGRLRKWGTSTKTQEEEGPEEEDDDDIVDAGAIDDLEEDSDYNPAEDEPRGRQLRPQRPTPSTPRPRRRPGRPRKLPRLETLDLPDGVEGEPLVSSQSGQSPPEPQDPEAPSSSGPGCLAALGNADRAPMEPGVSQSDADHAAPSCQDEPDALPRRRGRPSRRFLGKKYRKYYYKSPKPLLRPFLCRICGSRFLSHEDLRFHVNSHEAGDPQLFKCLQCSYRSRRWSSLKEHMFNHMGSKPYKCDECSYTSVYRKDVIRHAAVHSRDRKKRPDPTPKLNSFPCPVCGRVYPMQKRLTQHMKTHSTEKPHMCDKCGKSFKKRYTFKMHLLTHIQAVANRRFKCEFCEFVCEDKKALLNHQLSHVSDKPFKCSFCPYRTFREDFLLSHVAVKHTGAKPFACEYCHFSTRHKKNLRLHVRCRHASSFEEWGRRHPEEPPSRRRPFFSLQQIEELKQQHGAAPGPPPGSPGPPEIPPEAAPFQSPETPPLLCSDTLGGATIIYQQGAEESTAMATQTALDLLLNMSAQRELGGTALQVAVVKSEDVEAQLASPGGQPSPAGAAPQVVTLHVAEPGGSVAAESQLGPPDLQQITLAPGPFGGAGYSVITAPPVEEGTSAPGTPYSEEPPGEAAQAVVVSDTLKEAGTHYIMAADGTQLHHIELTTDGSISFPTPEALASGAKWPLLQCGGLPRDGPEPQSPARTHRVGDPQGSASPPPAASKPLGLVVPPSPPSAAMASSKKFSCKICAEAFPGRAEMESHKRAHAGPSAFKCPDCPFSARQWPEVRAHMAQHSSLRPHQCSQCSFASKNKKDLRRHMLTHTNEKPFACHLCGQRFNRNGHLKFHIQRLHSPDGRKAGTPTARAPARTPTQTIILNSDDETLATLHTALQSSHGVLGPERLQQALGQEHIIVAQEQTVTNQEEATYIQEITTADGQTVQHLVTSDNQVQYIISQDGVQHLLPQEYVVVPEGHHIQVQEGQITHIQYEQGAPFLQESQIQYVPVSPGQQLVTQAQLEAAAHSAVTAVADAAMAQAQGLFGTEEAVPEHIQQLQHQGIEYDVITLADD; translated from the exons ATGGAGGAGAACGAGGTGGAGAGCAGTAGCGACGCGGCCCCTGGGCGGCCCGAGGAGCCCTCTGAGAGCGGCTTGGGGGTGGGCACCTCGGAAGCCGTGTCGGCCGACAGCAGCGACGCGGCGGCCGCCCCTGGGCCGGCGGAGGCCGACGACTCCGGCGTGGGGCAAAGCTCGGACCGCGGCAGCAGCTCTCTG GAGGAGGTATCCGAGAGCAGCTCAAGCACGGACCCCCTGCCCCATGGCTACCTCCCTGATTCATCTTCTGTGTCCCGTGGGCCTGTGGCAGGCGTGACAGGCGGCCTCCCAGACCCCAACATGCTGGTGTCCGACTGCACAGCTTCTTCCTCGGACCTGGGCTCAGCCATCGACAAGATCATCGAGTCCACTATTGGGCCTGACCTCATCCAGA GCTGCATCACTGTGACCAGTGCTGAGGATGGTGCAGCTGAGACCACACGGTACCTGATCCTGCAGGGACCAGACGATG GTGCCCCCATGGCATCACCGATGTCCAGTTCCACCCTGGCCCACAGCCTGGCAGCCATCGAGGCCCTGGCGGATGGCCCCACATCCACATCCACATGCCTGGAGCCACCCGAGGAGGCGCGGGGTGGGCCCAGCTCCCCAGCGCAGCTGCCCCCGGGCTCTGGCGCGGAGGAGCCAGACCTGCAGAGCCTAGAGGCCATGATGGAAGTGgtggtggtgcagcagttcaAGTGCAAGATGTGCCAGTATCGGAGCAGCACGAAGGCCACACTGTTGCGCCACATGCGGGAGCGGCACTTCCGCCCAG cagcagcagcagcagcagcagctggtaAGAAGGGACGTCTGCGGAAGTGGGGCACCTCGACCAAAACTCAAGAGGAAGAGGGGCCTGAGGAGGAAGACGATGATGACATCGTAGACGCCGGTGCCATTGATGACCTGGAGG AGGACAGCGACTACAATCCGGCTGAGGATGAGCCTCGGGGCCGGCAGCTGCGGCCCCAGCGCCCCACTCCCAGTACGCCGAGACCCCGAAGGAGACCTGGCCGGCCCCGGAAGCTGCCTCGCCTGGAGACCTTGGACCTCCCAGATG GTGTGGAAGGAGAGCCTCTGGTGAGCTCCCAGAGTGGACAGAGCCCTCCAGAGCCACAGGACCCTGAGGCGCCCAGCTCCTCAGGCCCAGGATGCCTGGCAGCCCTGGGCAATGCCGACAGGGCCCCCATGGAACCCGGTGTGAGCCAGTCAGACGCAGACCACGCAGCACCCTCCTGCCAGGATGAACCCGACGCTCTGCCCCGCCGCCGGGGCCGACCCTCCAGGCGCTTCCTAGGCAAGAAATACCGCAA GTATTATTACAAGTCACCCAAACCGCTTCTGAGGCCCTTCCTGTGCCGCATTTGCGGCTCGCGCTTCCTGTCCCACGAGGACCTGCGCTTCCACGTCAACTCCCATGAGGCAGGAGACCCTCAGCTCTTCAAGTGCCTGCAGTGCAGCTATCGCTCCCGCCGCTGGTCCTCACTCAAG GAGCACATGTTCAACCACATGGGCAGTAAGCCCTACAAGTGTGACGAATGCAGCTACACCAGTGTCTACCGGAAGGACGTCATCCGGCACGCGGCGGTGCACAGCCGGGACCG GAAGAAGAGGCCAGATCCG ACCCCGAAGCTGAACTCCTTCCCCTGCCCCGTGTGTGGCCGTGTCTACCCCATGCAGAAGAGACTCACGCAGCACATGAAGACACACAGCACTGAGAAGCCCCACATGTGTGACAag TGTGGAAAGTCCTTTAAGAAGCGTTACACCTTCAAGATGCACCTGCTCACGCACATCCAGGCTGTTGCCAACCGCAG GTTCAAgtgtgagttctgtgagtttgTTTGTGAGGACAAGAAGGCGCTTCTGAACCACCAGCTGTCCCATGTCAGCGACAAGCCCTTCAAATGCAGCTTCTGCCCCTACCGCACCTTCCGAGAGGACTTCCTGCTGTCCCACGTGGCCGTCAAGCACACAG GGGCCAAGCCCTTTGCCTGTGAGTACTGCCACTTCAGCACGCGCCACAAGAAGAACCTGCGCCTGCATGTCCGGTGCCGGCACGCCAGCAGCTTCGAGGAGTGGGGGCGGCGCCACCCCGAGGAGCCCCCGTCCCGCCGCCGCCCCTTCTTCTCGCTGCAGCAGATCGAGGAGCTAAAGCAGCAGCACGGTGCGGCCCCCGGGCCACCCCCCGGTTCTCCGGGACCGCCCGAG ATCCCCCCAGAGGCAGCACCTTTCCAGTCACCTGAGACTCCCCCACTGCTCTGTTCTGACACCCTGGGTGGCGCCACCATCATCTACCAACAAG GAGCTGAAGAGTCAACCGCAATGGCCACGCAGACAGCCTTGGATCTGCTGCTGAACATGAGCGCTCAGCGGGAGCTGGGGGGCACAGCCCTACAG GTGGCCGTGGTCAAGTCGGAGGATGTGGAAGCACAGTTGGCATCCCCTGGTGGGCAGCCGTCCCCAGCAGGTGCTGCTCCACAAGTGGTCACCCTCcatgtggcagagccagggggcAGTGTGGCAGCTGAGAGCCAGCTAGGCCCCCCTGACCTACAGCAGATCACCCTGGCACCCGGTCCATTTGGCGGGGCTGGCTACAGTGTCATCACAGCACCTCCTGTGGAGGAGGGGACATCAGCTCCTGGCACACCTTACAG CGAGGAGCCCCCCGGGGAGGCAGCCCAGGCAGTGGTTGTGAGCGACACCCTGAAAGAAGCTGGCACCCACTACATCATGGCAGCCGATGGGACCCAGCTGCACCACATCGAA CTGACTACAGATGGCTCCATCTCCTTCCCAACTCCAGAAGCCCTGGCCTCTGGAGCCAAGTGGCCCCTGCTGCAGTGTGGGGGGCTGCCCAGAGACGGCCCTGAGCCCCAATCTCCAGCCAGGACCCACCGGGTAGGGGACCCCCAGGgctctgcctccccacctcctgcagccAGCAAACCCCTGGGGCTGGTGGTGCCCCCCTCGCCACCTTCGGCAGCCATGGCATCGTCAAAGAAGTTTTCCTGCAAGATCTGTGCTGAGGCCTTCCCGGGCCGAGCTGAGATGGAGAGTCACAAAAGGGCCCACGCCGGGCCTAGTGCCTTCAAGTGCCCCGACTGCCCCTTCAGTGCTCGCCAGTGGCCTGAAGTCCGG GCCCACATGGCCCAGCACTCGAGCCTGCGGCCCCACCAGTGCAGCCAATGCAGCTTCGCCTCCAAGAACAAGAAAGACCTGCGGCGGCACATGCTGACCCACACCAACGAGAAGCCTTTTGCGTGCCACCTCTGTGGGCAGCG tTTCAACCGGAATGGGCACCTCAAGTTCCACATCCAGCGGCTGCACAGTCCTGATGGGAGAAAGGCAGGGACCCCTACTGCCCGGGCCCCAGCCCGGACCCCCACCCAAACCATCATCCTGAACAGTGATGATGAGACACTGGCCACACTGCACA ctGCACTCCAGTCCAGTCATGGGGTCCTGGGCCCAGAGCGGCTACAGCAGGCACTGGGCCAGGAACACATCATCGTGGCCCAGGAGCAGACAGTGACCAATCAG GAGGAAGCCACCTATATCCAAGAGATCACCACAGCAGATGGCCAAACAGTGCAGCACCTAGTGACCTCTGACAACCAG GTACAGTACATCATTTCCCAAGATGGCGTCCAGCACCTACTCCCCCAAGAATATGTCGTGGTCCCAGAAGGTCATCACATCCAG GTACAAGAGGGCCAGATCACACACATCCAGTACGAACAAGGAGCCCCATTCCTTCAGGAGTCCCAG ATCCAGTACGTGCCTGTGTCCCCGGGCCAGCAGCTGGTCACACAGGCCCAGCTTGAGGCTGCAGCACACTCAGCTGTCACAG CGGTGGCTGATGCTGCTATGGCCCAAGCCCAGGGCCTGTTTGGCACAGAGGAGGCAGTGCCTGAACACATCCAACAGCTGCAACACCAGGGCATCGAGTATGATGTTATCACCCTGGCTGATGACTGA